In Pseudomonas sp. HR96, the DNA window TACCGGCGTCCAGCTGCTGGTCGATGACCTTGCGGTTGACCGGGTCGAGTACGATGACCGCGTCGTCCTGCATGCGCAGGCTCGAGGCGGCGTCGATCCAGTAGCCGTTCCAGCCGGCTTCACGCAGCTTGGGGAAGACTTCGCTGGTGTAGTCGCCGCCCTGGCAGGTGAGGATGACGTCCAGGCTCTTCAGCTCTTCAATGCTGTAGGCGTCTTTCAGGGAAGCGACGTCCTTGCCCACGACCGGGCCTTGCCCGCCGACATTGGAGGTGGTGAAAAACACCGGTTCGATAAGGTCGAAGTCCTGCTCTTCCAGCATCCGCTGCATGAGCACGGAGCCGACCATACCGCGCCAACCGATCAGACCAACACGTTTCATGTGCTACACCTTTACAGATAAAGTGGTCCGCCATTCGCGACCCATGCCTGACGGCGGGCCCTGCAACTGCGGCGGACCCAAGAGATTACAGATTCCGCAGCGCGGCGACTACTGCATCACCCATTTGCCGGGTACCGACCCGGGTGTTGCCCTCGGACCAGATGTCGCCAGTGCGCAGCCCCTGGTCGAGGACCAGACTCACGGCTTTTTCGATGGCTTCGGCCGCAGCGGCCTGGTCGAGGCTGTAGCGCAGCATCATCGACACCGAGAGGATGGTCGCCAACGGGTTGGCGATGCCCTGCCCGGCGATGTCCGGCGCCGAGCCGTGGCATGGCTCGTACATGCCCTTGTTGTCGGCGTCCAGCGAGGCGGAAGGCAGCATGCCAATGGAACCGGTGAGCATGGAAGCCTCATCCGACAAAATGTCGCCGAACATGTTGTCGGTGACGATCACGTCGAACTGCTTGGGCGCGCGCACCAGCTGCATGGCGGCGTTGTCGACGTACATGTGCGACAGCTCGATGTCCGGGTAGTCCTTGGCCACCTCTTCCACCACTTCACGCCACAGCTGGCTGGACGCAAGCACGTTGGCCTTGTCCACCGAGCACAGCTTCTTGCCGCGCACGCGGGCCATGTCGAAGCCGACGCGGGCGATGCGGCGGATCTCGCTTTCACTGTACGGCAGGGTGTCGTAGGCCTGGCGCTCGCCGTTGTCCAGCTCGCGGGTGCCGCGCGGGGCGCCGAAGTAGATGCCGCCGGTCAGCTCGCGAACGATGAGGATGTCCAGGCCGGCAACCACCTCGGGCTTGAGCGAGGAGGCGTCAGCCAATTGCGGGTAGAGGATGGCCGGACGCAGGTTGGCGAACAGCCCCAGTTGCGAGCGGATTTTCAGCAGGCCGCGTTCCGGGCGAATGTCGCGCTCGATCCTGTCCCACTTCGGCCCGCCCACGGCGCCCAGCAACACCGCGTCTGCGGCACGGGCACGGGCCAGGGTCTCGTCGGCCAGCGGCACGCCATGCTGGTCGATGGCCGCGCCGCCGATCACGTCATGGGCAAGCGTGAGCCCCAGCTGGTACTTGTCGTTGGCCAGTTCCAGCACCTTGACCGCTTCGGCCATGATTTCCGGACCGATGCCGTCGCCTGGGAGAATCAGAATCTGCTTGCTCATGGGGTATCCGTATTCGTTCGTTGAATGGTGTTTGGGATCAGGCGTCGCGGAACAGCCACGGCTGCGCAGCCCGATGCTTGCCCTCGAACGCCGCGATCGCATCGCCGTCCTGCAGGGTCAGGCCGATGTCGTCGAGGCCGTTGAGCAGGCAGTGTTTGCGGAACTCGTCGATCTCGAACGAATAGGTCTTGCCGTCCGGACGGGTCACGGTCTGGGCGGCGAGGTCGACGCTCAGCTGGTAGCCCGGTTCTGCTTCAGCCTGCTTGAACAGTTCGTCGACTTCGGCGTCGCCGAGGATGATTGGCAACAGACCGTTCTTGAAGCTGTTGTTGAAGAAGATGTCGGCATAGCTCGGCGCAATGATGGTGCGAAAACCGTATTCCTCGAGGGCCCACGGCGCGTGCTCGCGGCTGGAGCCGCAGCCGAAGTTTTCCCGGGCCAGCAGCACGCTGGCGCCCTGGTAACGCGGGAAGTTGAGGACGAAATCCTGGTTCAACGGGCGCCGCGAGTTGTCCTGGTAGGGCTGGCCCACGTCCAGGTAACGCCACTCGTCGAACAGGTTCGGGCCAAAGCCGGTGCGCTTGATCGACTTGAGAAACTGCTTGGGGATGATCTGGTCGGTGTCGACGTTGGCCCGGTCGAGCGGCGCGACCAGGCCGGTGTGCTGGGTGAAAGCTCTCATGCTGCGCTCCCTTGGCTGATGACGGGGCTCAATTGGCGAACGTCGATGAAACGACCGGTAACGGCGGCGGCGGCCGCCATGGCCGGGCTCACCAGGTGGGTGCGGCCACCGGCGCCCTGGCGGCCTTCGAAGTTGCGGTTGGAAGTCGACGCGCAGTGCTCGCCCGATTCCAGGCGGTCAGGGTTCATCGCCAGGCACATCGAGCAGCCCGGTTCACGCCACTCGAAGCCGGCTTCGAGGAATACCTTGTCCAGGCCTTCCTGCTCGGCCTGGGCCTTGACCAGGCCCGAGCCCGGCACCACGATGGCCTGCTTGATGGTGGCGGCGACCTTGCGGCCCTTGGCCACGGCGGCGGCGGCGCGCAGGTCTTCGATGCGCGAGTTGGTGCACGAGCCGATGAACACGCGGTCGAGCTGGATATCGGTGATCGCCTGGTTGGCCGTGAGGCCCATGTATTTCAGCGCCCGTTCGATCGAGCCACGCTTGACCAGGTCGGCTTCCTGGGCCGGGTCCGGCACCTTCTGGTCCACGGCCAGAACCATTTCCGGCGAGGTGCCCCAGCTGACCTGCGGCTTGATCTGTGCGGCATCCAGGCGCACCACGGTGTCGAACACGGCGTCGGCGTCGGAGACCAGGTCTTTCCAGGCCTCGACCGCCTTGGCCCAGTCTTGGCCCTTGGGCGCGAACGGCCGGCCTTCGACGTAGGCGACGGTCTTCTCGTCGGCGGCCACCAGGCCGACCCGAGCACCGGCTTCGATGGACATGTTGCAGATGGTCATGCGGCCTTCGATGGACAGGTCGCGGATGGCGCTGCCGGCGAACTCGATGGCATGGCCGTTGCCGCCGGCGGTGCCGATCTTGCCGATGACTGCAAGCACGATGTCCTTGGCGGTGACGCCGGCCGGCAACTGGCCCTCGACCAGCACCTGCATGTTTTTCATTTTCTTGGCCACAAGGCATTGGGTGGCCAGCACGTGCTCGACTTCCGAGGTACCGATACCGTGGGCCAGGGCACCGAAGGCGCCGTGGGTCGAGGTGTGCGAGTCGCCGCAGACCACGGTCATGCCCGGCAGGGTGGCGCCCTGCTCCGGGCTGATGACGTGGACGATGCCCTGGCGCACGTCGTTCATCTTGAATTCGGTGATGCCGTATTCG includes these proteins:
- the leuD gene encoding 3-isopropylmalate dehydratase small subunit, with amino-acid sequence MRAFTQHTGLVAPLDRANVDTDQIIPKQFLKSIKRTGFGPNLFDEWRYLDVGQPYQDNSRRPLNQDFVLNFPRYQGASVLLARENFGCGSSREHAPWALEEYGFRTIIAPSYADIFFNNSFKNGLLPIILGDAEVDELFKQAEAEPGYQLSVDLAAQTVTRPDGKTYSFEIDEFRKHCLLNGLDDIGLTLQDGDAIAAFEGKHRAAQPWLFRDA
- the leuB gene encoding 3-isopropylmalate dehydrogenase, which produces MSKQILILPGDGIGPEIMAEAVKVLELANDKYQLGLTLAHDVIGGAAIDQHGVPLADETLARARAADAVLLGAVGGPKWDRIERDIRPERGLLKIRSQLGLFANLRPAILYPQLADASSLKPEVVAGLDILIVRELTGGIYFGAPRGTRELDNGERQAYDTLPYSESEIRRIARVGFDMARVRGKKLCSVDKANVLASSQLWREVVEEVAKDYPDIELSHMYVDNAAMQLVRAPKQFDVIVTDNMFGDILSDEASMLTGSIGMLPSASLDADNKGMYEPCHGSAPDIAGQGIANPLATILSVSMMLRYSLDQAAAAEAIEKAVSLVLDQGLRTGDIWSEGNTRVGTRQMGDAVVAALRNL
- the leuC gene encoding 3-isopropylmalate dehydratase large subunit, whose amino-acid sequence is MAGKTLYDKLWDSHLVKQRDDGSALIYIDRHIIHEVTSPQAFEGLRLAGRKPWRIDANIATPDHNVPTTPERKGGIEAIADQVSRIQVQTLDDNCDEYGITEFKMNDVRQGIVHVISPEQGATLPGMTVVCGDSHTSTHGAFGALAHGIGTSEVEHVLATQCLVAKKMKNMQVLVEGQLPAGVTAKDIVLAVIGKIGTAGGNGHAIEFAGSAIRDLSIEGRMTICNMSIEAGARVGLVAADEKTVAYVEGRPFAPKGQDWAKAVEAWKDLVSDADAVFDTVVRLDAAQIKPQVSWGTSPEMVLAVDQKVPDPAQEADLVKRGSIERALKYMGLTANQAITDIQLDRVFIGSCTNSRIEDLRAAAAVAKGRKVAATIKQAIVVPGSGLVKAQAEQEGLDKVFLEAGFEWREPGCSMCLAMNPDRLESGEHCASTSNRNFEGRQGAGGRTHLVSPAMAAAAAVTGRFIDVRQLSPVISQGSAA